In the genome of Fibrobacter sp., one region contains:
- a CDS encoding threonine/serine exporter family protein — protein MLLTLLQDGFFASIAAIGFGSISNVPKRIFAGCGLVAAIGHVTRFVLMNLCGFHIIWASLVAGFSIGMFAVLLRKVWKCPCESLAFPALLPMIPGMYAYRSVQSLILCFKTPSDGLFDHYIHIFFYNFMVCFLAILLMVFGVTFVIHLQKKRSFEIKWNRFFHKGV, from the coding sequence ATGTTACTGACATTACTTCAAGACGGATTTTTCGCTTCCATTGCAGCCATCGGATTTGGAAGCATCAGCAATGTGCCTAAACGAATTTTCGCAGGCTGTGGCCTTGTGGCGGCCATTGGCCACGTCACCCGATTTGTGTTGATGAACCTTTGCGGTTTTCACATTATATGGGCGAGTCTCGTGGCAGGTTTTTCCATCGGGATGTTTGCTGTCCTTTTGCGAAAAGTCTGGAAATGTCCCTGCGAATCCTTGGCGTTCCCGGCGCTGCTTCCCATGATTCCCGGTATGTATGCCTATCGTTCCGTGCAGTCCTTGATTCTTTGTTTCAAGACTCCAAGCGACGGGTTGTTTGACCATTACATACACATATTCTTCTACAACTTTATGGTGTGCTTCTTGGCGATTCTGCTGATGGTCTTTGGCGTTACTTTCGTCATACACCTGCAAAAGAAAAGATCCTTTGAAATCAAGTGGAATCGATTCTTTCATAAAGGCGTATAG
- a CDS encoding threonine/serine exporter family protein, which yields MGIDIDITSVSSGNATVLIGACFVIVLFLIVYETFFTKKGMGTSASPLSEILEQQENQEFIVCKMIAEFAATLAACGATSMQVLSSVAYLSTHFGIHAEVTGLPQHILLCAVDDKRQKTYTINQKIKENPLDFDRIILLNHLAKETVTENYPPEVFYEKFQKILAVKRLHPNLVLVLASLANASFCRLFNGDFISMAIVATATACGFYLRRTLCSRFKLDFRMGTILAATISTVIGTSGYVFQIGETPNVALATSILYLVPGIPYINSLSNLLNGMFLGCISQFFKGTILTICLSLGFCIGLVLTNLHFF from the coding sequence ATGGGAATTGATATTGACATCACTAGCGTTTCCTCTGGAAATGCAACCGTTCTTATAGGCGCCTGTTTTGTAATCGTACTTTTCCTAATTGTTTATGAAACTTTTTTCACGAAGAAAGGGATGGGGACGAGCGCCTCGCCGCTTTCTGAAATTCTTGAACAACAGGAGAATCAGGAATTCATTGTTTGCAAAATGATTGCGGAGTTTGCGGCGACGCTGGCTGCTTGCGGTGCGACCAGTATGCAGGTTTTGTCCAGCGTGGCGTACCTTTCGACCCACTTTGGAATTCATGCCGAAGTGACTGGCTTGCCGCAGCATATTCTCCTTTGCGCTGTAGATGATAAACGACAGAAAACTTATACCATCAACCAAAAGATCAAGGAGAATCCCCTTGACTTTGACAGGATTATTTTGCTGAATCATCTTGCCAAGGAAACGGTGACAGAGAATTATCCTCCCGAAGTTTTTTATGAAAAATTCCAGAAGATTCTTGCGGTAAAAAGGCTGCACCCAAATCTTGTTCTTGTGCTGGCGAGCCTTGCCAACGCTTCGTTCTGTAGGCTGTTCAACGGGGATTTTATTTCCATGGCCATTGTGGCTACGGCGACTGCCTGCGGATTTTACTTGCGAAGAACTTTGTGCTCGCGGTTCAAACTGGATTTTAGAATGGGTACGATTTTGGCGGCTACCATTTCTACGGTCATTGGTACCAGCGGCTATGTTTTTCAGATTGGAGAAACACCTAATGTGGCTCTCGCTACAAGCATCCTTTACCTGGTTCCAGGAATCCCGTATATTAACTCGCTTAGCAACTTGCTGAATGGAATGTTCCTGGGTTGCATCAGCCAGTTTTTTAAGGGCACCATTCTAACTATCTGCCTATCGCTGGGTTTTTGCATAGGCCTTGTTCTCACCAACCTTCATTTCTTCTAA